A single region of the Vicia villosa cultivar HV-30 ecotype Madison, WI linkage group LG4, Vvil1.0, whole genome shotgun sequence genome encodes:
- the LOC131595167 gene encoding transcription factor GTE1-like, with the protein MVHNSEENPYNHSISIESLNRYKHFLYGLNNQVNQLEKQVKEVEQFYQSIDDLNNDFKNKGWEKPPTGSKKPLQRALEEMQEEIIRHFSKMLSEITQHRWAWPFLEPVDVEGLGLDDYFEIIKKPMDFSTIKIKMEAKDGSGYKNVREIYADVRLIFNNAMKYNDENSDTHKMSKTLLDIFEKKWLLLLPKVVKAESELSKEEARENLTKKLAQENAYANMTRKLNAELSKADMTLTNLKTTMIAKCRKLSPLEKPLLAAEITKLSPDNLRTALEILNENNPNFQYSVDNLTTEDVTLDLDSQSNYNVWRLYMFVKNALELQDAASAVTQDNNIEEKESDAKRRRMV; encoded by the exons ATGGTGCATAATTCAGAGGAAAACCCTTACAATCACTCAATTTCCATTGAAAGTTTAAACCGCTATAAGCATTTTCTCTATGGACTCAACAATCAAGTTAATCAG CTTGAGAAGCAAGTAAAGGAGGTTGAACAGTTTTACCAATCGATTGATGATCTAAACAATgatttcaaaaacaaaggctGGGAGAAGCCTCCTACTGGATCTAAGAAGCCATTGCAACGTGCTTTAGAAGAAATGCAAGAGGAGATCATCCGCCATTTCTCCAAAATGTTGAGTGAG ATAACTCAGCACAGATGGGCATGGCCCTTTTTGGAACCCGTAGATGTTGAAGGTCTCGGGCTGGATGATTATTTTGAG ATCATAAAGAAGCCTATGGATTTTAgcactataaaaataaaaatggaggCTAAAGACGGCTCTGGTTATAAGAACGTGAGGGAGATATATGCTGATGTAAGGCTGATTTTTAATAATGCAATGAAATACAATGATGAAAACAGTGATACCCATAAGATGTCCAAGACTTTGCTGGACATATTTGAGAAGAAATGGTTGCTTCTTTTGCCTAAAGTTGTTAAGGCG GAGAGTGAACTATCAAAAGAAGAAGCACGTGAGAATTTGACTAAAAAGCTTGCTCAAGAAAATGCTTATGCCAACATGACTAGGAAGTTAAACGCTGAG CTTTCTAAGGCAGATATGACTTTGACGAATCTCAAAACTACAATGATTGCAAAGTGCAG GAAACTGTCACCTCTGGAGAAACCGTTACTTGCGGCTGAAATCACCAAATTGTCTCCTGATAACCTCCGCACCGCGTTAGAGATACTTAATGAGAATAATCCAAATTTCCAATATAGTGTTGACAATTTGACTACTGAAGATGTGACCCTTGACCTTGACTCTCAG AGCAACTACAATGTGTGGAGATTGTATATGTTTGTCAAAAATGCGCTAGAACTTCAAGATGCAGCAAGCGCGGTTACTCAAGATAACAACATTGAGGAAAAGGAATCAGATGCCAAAAGAAGGAGAATGGTGTGA
- the LOC131595168 gene encoding protein CHROMATIN REMODELING 35-like, which translates to MESPVDFLLAKRKASTGTSSEEGCKKPRISSGSLPHSHGNFVGDKNQLAISNVIDYSESRKFGSVTKNIEALMAQRMQILGPYIPKYPRLANQLMKVVTDHDEKTLNSENKKVNGMSPQNAIDLDGEHIEKDVLTPRREKDVPASPTVVVIIDSDEEDDRDQKCFLPFQPPALKMIGYHAPIACHGESVDLKFEASPHPKDNTWKDEGFYVDAREEEDTKVDAETSLPPKDNTRKVKGVHVDVHGEEDDKVDAETSLPPKDNTRKDECVYVGVHEEKDKKADAETSLPPKDNTSKYKGVYVGVHEEKDKADVETNLPLKYNTRKYKGVYVGVHEEEDTKVEAETSLPPKDKTRKDKGVYVGVHEEEDNKVDAEDERLEDIWREMSMAIETSKDVSADHLPEEEEEEKDADCDHSFVLKDDLGYVCRVCGVIDRGIETIFEFQYKVKRSTRTYMSESWNAKAKNDLFEAKIAEDDLMVTEISAHPRHANLMKLHQVEGFNFLVRNLVGDHPGGCILAHAPGSGKTFMIISFIQSFLGKYPSARPLVVLPKGILSTWKKEFQTWQVEDVPLYDFYTAKAESRSQQLEVLKKWVDHKSILLLGYRQFTSIVCDDCNNNVSLSCQEILLKVPSILILDEGHTPRNETTDTVQSLAKVKTPRKVVLSGTLYQNHVKEVFNVLNLVRPKFKSMETSKPIVRRIKSRIHLPGVNDFCDLIENTLQKDPDFKRKVAVIHDLREMTSKVLHYYKGDFLDELPGLVDFTVVLKLTPRQMHELDKVKRISGKFKMASVGSAVYLHPKLKPVAEKWGENSISDHISDDLIANLDVRDGVKLKFFRNMLNLCESAGEKLLVFSQSLLSLKCLERLAMKWKGWSVGKEIFVISGKSSTEEREFSMEKFNGSPEAKIFFGSIKACGEGISLVGASRVIILDVHLNPSVTRQAIGRAFRPGQKRKVFVYRLIAADSPEEEDHNTCFEKELISKMWFEWNEYCGDRAFEVETLDVKECGDMFLESPLLGEDVKALHKR; encoded by the exons ATGGAATCACCGGTTGATTTTTTACTTGCTAAACGCAAAGCTTCAACTG GAACTTCATCTGAGGAAGGATGCAAAAAACCAAGGATATCAAGTGGCAGCTTGCCACATTCTCATGGTAATTTTGTAGGTGACAAAAATCAGCTTGCCATCTCGAATGTCATAGATTATTCAGAGAGCAGAAAATTTGGAAGCGTGACAAAGAATATTGAAGCCCTTATGGCCCAAAGAATGCAAATATTGGGCCCTTACATCCCAAAATATCCTAGACTTGCGAATCAATTAATGAAAGTTGTGACAGATCATGATGAAAAAACGCTCAACtcagaaaataaaaaagttaatggTATGTCACCTCAAAATGCCATAGATTTGGATGGGGAGCACATTGAAAAGGATGTTTTGACACCAAGAAGAGAAAAGGATGTTCCAGCATCACCAACTGTTGTTGTTATCATTGATTCAGATGAGGAAGATGATAGggatcaaaaatgttttcttccgTTTCAGCCTCCTGCATTAAAAATGATT GGCTATCATGCTCCCATTGCTTGTCATGGGGAAAGTGTAGATCTAAAATTTGAAGCAAGTCCGCATCCTAAAGATAACACATGGAAAGATGAAGGTTTTTATGTTGATGCACGTGAGGAAGAAGATACTAAGGTTGATGCTGAAACAAGTCTGCCTCCTAAAGATAACACAAGGAAAGTTAAAGGTGTTCATGTTGATGTACACGGGGAAGAAGATGACAAGGTTGATGCTGAAACAAGTCTACCTCCTAAAGATAACACAAGGAAAGATGAATGTGTTTATGTTGGTGTACatgaggaaaaagataagaaggCTGATGCTGAAACAAGTCTGCCTCCTAAAGATAACACAAGCAAATATAAAGGTGTTTATGTTGGCGTACATGAGGAAAAAGATAAGGCTGATGTTGAAACAAATCTTCCTCTTAAATATAACACAAGAAAATATAAAGGTGTTTATGTTGGTGTACACGAGGAAGAAGATACTAAGGTTGAAGCTGAAACAAGTCTGCCTCCTAAAGACAAAACAAGGAAAGATAAAGGTGTTTATGTCGGTGTACACGAGGAAGAAGATAATAAGGTTGATGCTGAAGATGAAAGGCTAGAAGATATTTGGAGGGAGATGTCTATGGCAATAGAAACTTCTAAA GATGTTTCTGCAGATCATCtaccagaagaagaagaagaagaaaaggatgCTGACTGTGATCACTCTTTTGTTTTAAAAGACGATCTGGGTTATGTTTGTCGTGTTTGTGGGGTTATTGACAGAGGAATTGAAACCATATTTGAGTTCCAATACAAG GTTAAAAGGAGCACAAGAACTTACATGTCCGAATCCTGGAATGCCAAAGCAAAAAATGATTTATTTGAAGCTAAGATTGCGGAAGATGATCTCATGGTAACGGAAATTTCAGCACATCCTAGGCATGCAAATCTAATGAAACTGCACCAAGTCGAAGGATTCAATTTTCTTGTCAGAAACCTGGTGGGGGACCATCCTGGAGGATGCATTCTGGCTCATGCTCCAGGATCTGGAAAGACTTTCATGATTATCAGTTTCATACAGAGTTTTCTAGGAAAGTATCCCAGTGCAAGGCCTCTAGTGGTGCTTCCTAAGGGAATACTGTCGACTTGGAAAAAAGAATTTCAGACATGGCAAGTGGAAGATGTACCACTCTATGACTTTTACACTGCGAAGGCTGAAAGTAGATCACAACAATTGGAAGTCTTAAAAAAATGGGTGGACCACAAGAGTATCCTTCTCTTAGGATACAGACAGTTCACTTCCATTGTCTGTGATGACTGCAATAACAATGTATCATTATCTTGCCAAGAGATATTGCTTAAGGTTCCCTCAATTCTCATTTTAGATGAGGGACATACTCCCAGGAACGAGACTACTGATACGGTACAGTCCCTTGCAAAAGTAAAAACACCAAGAAAAGTTGTACTGTCGGGAACCCTATATCAAAATCATGTCAAGGAGGTATTCAACGTGCTGAACCTTGTTCGCCCAAAGTTTAAATCGATGGAAACGTCCAAGCCTATTGTCCGACGCATTAAGAGTAGGATCCATCTACCTGGTGTGAATGACTTTTGTGATTTGATTGAAAACACTTTGCAGAAGGACCCGGATTTTAAAAGGAAAGTGGCTGTTATACATGATTTGCGGGAGATGACCAGTAAGGTACTGCACTACTATAAAGGAGATTTTCTTGATGAGCTTCCTGGCCTAGTAGATTTTACTGTGGTGCTCAAACTTACACCTAGACAGATGCATGAACTTGATAAAGTAAAAAGGATATCTGGAAAGTTCAAGATGGCTTCTGTAGGTAGTGCAGTATATCTGCACCCAAAATTGAAACCAGTTGCAGAGAAATGGGGTGAAAATTCTATATCTGATCATATAAGTGATGATCTAATAGCAAACCTAGATGTGAGAGATGGAGTTAAATTAAAATTCTTTCGCAATATGCTGAACCTATGCGAATCAGCTGGGGAGAAGCTTTTGGTGTTCAGTCAATCTCTCttgtctttaaaatgtttggaacgGTTAGCTATGAAATGGAAAGGCTGGAgtgttggcaaagaaatttttgTAATTTCAGGAAAATCATCCACTGAAGAAAGAGAGTTTTCCATGGAAAAGTTCAACGGTTCACCTGAGGCGAAAATATTCTTTGGGTCAATTAAAGCATGTGGTGAGGGTATATCGTTGGTTGGGGCATCCCGTGTCATCATCTTGGATGTGCATTTGAACCCGTCTGTTACTCGTCAAGCTATTGGCCGTGCTTTCCGGCCAGGCCAGAAAAGGAAAGTGTTTGTGTATAGATTGATAGCTGCTGATTCTCCAGAAGAGGAAGATCACAATACTTGTTTCGAGAAGGAGTTAATTTCAAAAATGTGGTTTGAATGGAATGAATATTGCGGTGACAGAGCTTTTGAAGTTGAGACACTTGATGTGAAGGAATGTGGTGATATGTTTCTAGAAAGTCCATTGTTAGGGGAAGATGTAAAAGCTCTGCATAAAAG GTGA